In a single window of the Lepidochelys kempii isolate rLepKem1 chromosome 21, rLepKem1.hap2, whole genome shotgun sequence genome:
- the PI16 gene encoding peptidase inhibitor 16 isoform X2, with product MDVEMALEQWYNEHEHYNLTTSKCTVGQMCGHYTQVVWANSERVGCGMQFCKTLHGVEDPDLYLLVCNYDPPGNVRGRKPYKEGPPCSKCPEGYTCRNSICEPSVDSEEASTSSRTTRPNLTTRPALATDITPTSPTTTTSLRLAPTPTSPTTTTSLRPASTTTTTTKRPNPTTRPAPASTTVNRSPPPTRTARPHPTKATGPTSSIEPTSDLNLKTSPDMQVDSEETGAPLVTMEAVLLLDLESTLSPTASPEMEGDLKESDAASVRAEPALSSEPPPSFSLTTPETDLSLDDTKQPPPALKSTPATAKVTSLLHLLPPSKAAGRHSLTVQSALSGARETEELMTGPTKKDLDQLNGSATSNFLEFSLFLLAAPLLTGLLL from the exons GTGGTCTGGGCAAACAGTGAGCGGGTTGGCTGTGGGATGCAGTTCTGTAAAACCCTGCATGGCGTCGAAGACCCTGACCTCTACCTGCTGGTCTGCAACTACGATCCCCC TGGCAACGTGAGAGGTCGCAAGCCGTACAAGGAAGGACCTCCTTGCTCCAAGTGCCCCGAGGGCTATACGTGTAGGAATTCAATCTGCG AACCCAGTGTAGACTCAGAAGAGGCCTCTACATCCTCTAGGACAACAAGGCCAAACCTCACCACTAGGCCAGCTCTCGCCACTGACATCACCCCCACGAGCCCGACCACCACCACTAGCCTAAGGCTGGCACCCACCCCCACGAGCCCGACCACCACCACTAGCCTAAGGCCGgcatccaccaccaccaccaccacaaaaaggCCAAATCCCACCACAAGGCCAGCACCTGCCAGCACCACCGTGAACAGAAGCCCACCACCCACCCGAACagcaaggccccaccccaccaagGCTACTGGGCCAACATCCTCCATAGAGCCCACCTCAGACCTGAACCTTAAAACATCTCCAGATATGCAAGTGGACTCTGAGGAGACTGGTGCCCCATTGGTGACCATGGAGGCTGTGCTCTTGCTAGACCTGGAGTCAACCCTCAGCCCGACTGCCTCTCCAGAAATGGAGGGAGACTTGAAGGAGTCTGATGCAGCCTCCGTGAGAGCTGAGCCAGCCCTCTCCTCAGAGCCACCTCCATCCTTCAGCCTTACGACTCCAGAAACCGATCTGAGCTTGGACGATACCAAGCAGCCCCCACCTGCCCTAAAGTCAACACCCGCCACTGCTAAGGTGACCTCCCTCCTGCACTTATTACCACCTTCCAAGGCCGCAGGGAGACACAGCCTCACTGTCCAGTCCGCCCTGTCAG GTGCCAGAGAGACCGAAGAGCTGATGACGGGCCCCACAAAGAAAGACTTGGACCAGCTCAATGGTTCAGCCACCAGCAACTTTCTGGAGTTCTCTCTGTTCCTACTGGCCGCGCCCCTGCTAACAGGCCTTCTCCTCTGA